DNA from Serinibacter salmoneus:
GCCGGTAGGTCAGGCGGGCCCGGTCCACCTGGGCGCGTGCGTCGGGGTCGTCCAGCAGCGCCACCAGGGTGCGCTGCAGCATCCGGCTGGTCCACCCGGGGCCGAGCATCCGGCGCGAGACCAACTCGCCGATCTCGCCGGAGGGGCCGCCGACCACGGCCACCCGCAGGTCCGGCCCGTGGGACTTGGAGTAGGAGCGCACCCGCACCACGTGACCGGGCGCCCACACCCCGAGCGTGACGTCCCGGGAGGAGGCCACCGCGCCGGTGTGGTCGTCCTCGATCACCAGCACCCGGCGACGGCGCAGCACCGGGGCCGCCTCCCGCTCGCTCCCGGTGTGCTCCGTGGTGTGCCGCCGCACGAGGGAGGCGAGCTCGCGTGCGCGGGTGGCGGTCATGCTGACCCCGGTCGGGTTGTGCGCCCGCGGCTGCAGCACCACCACCCGCGCCCCCGCGGCCAGGGCCGCCCCGAGCGAGTCCGGGGTGGCCCCGTGCCGGTCGACGGTGAGCGGTACCGTCAGCGCACCGAGCCGCTCCACCACGTCGAAGAACGGGGGGAACCCCGGGTCCTCCAGCGCCACGGCGTCCCCGAAGGCCACCGACTGCTCCAGCAGGCGCACCACCGCGTCCAGGGCGCCGTCCATCACCGTCAGCGCCTCGGGGCGGTAGGGCCAGGTGGGGGCGACGGCGCGCTCGAGGTCGGCGAGCAGCGGCGGATCGGCGTAGTTCCACCCCGTGGCCCGGGCGTCGCGCACCAGGGGTGAGGGGTGCTCCCGGGCGGCGGCGTAGTCGGCCACCTCGTGCAGCGCGCGTGCGATCGAGGGCAGGAGGTGGGGATCGGGGGTGCCGCGGGCGAGATCGAGCCAGGTGGCGCGGTTCCCGCCGGCCAGGGCGCGGTAGCTGGGCGGCATCGGTGGCGCGGCGCCGGCCGCCAGGTCCACCACCTCCGTGCCGGCGCGGCCTCGGGCCCGTACCATCCCGACGGCGCCGAGGGTGCGGTAGGCACTGCCGACGGTGGCGGGGGAGACCCCGAGGGCGGGGCCGAGCTCGCGCACCGAGGGAAGCCGGTCCCCGGGCGCCAGGTCGCCCGCCCGCACCAGCGCGGCGATCGCGGCGGCGATCCCGCGCGGTGAGCGGTCGGTGATGCGCTCGGCCAGGTCCATCGGATCAGCATCGTGCGGTCACGCGTCAGCAATGTTCGCGAAAAGAAAACACCGGGTTACGCCGCAGAAATGTCCAATCCTCAGGATCACATTGTGGCGAGGGCGCCGGGGCCCACGCCCCGCGCGCACCCCTCGCCGAGACCCAGCGAGGCGAGGAGACGCGCATGACGACCGTGCAGGTAGCACTTACCCAGACCCCATGGACGGGCGATCAGGCCTCCATGCTCGATCTGCACGAGACCTACGCCCGCGAGGCCGCGGCCGCCGGGGCGGACATCGTCGGCTTCCAGGAGCTCTTCACCGGCCCCTACTTCGGGATCACGCAGGACCCGCACTACTACTCCTACGTCGAGACCATCCCCGGGCCCACGGTGAACCGGTTCGCCGACCTCGCCAAGGAACTCGGCGTCGTCATGGTGCTGCCCGTCTACGAGGAGGAGCACGCCGGGATCTACTACAACACCTCGGTGCTGGTGGACTCCGACGGCACCCTGCTCGGCAAGTACCGCAAGCACCACATCCCGCACGTGGAGAAGTTCTGGGAGAAGTTCTACTTCCGCCCGGGCAACCTCGGCTACCCCGTCTTCGAGACCGCCGTGGGTCGCATCGGGATGTACATCTGCTACGACCGGCACTTCCCCGAGGGATGGCGAGCCCTGGGACTGGCGGGAGCCGACATCGTGTTCAACCCGAACGCCACCAAGCCGGGTCTGTCCAACCGGCTGTGGGAGATCGAGCAGCCCTCCGCCGCGGCGGCGAACGGCTACTTCGTGGCCGCCGCCAACCGTGTGGGTTCGGAGGCGAACGAGTACGGCGAGGAGGCGGTGTCCTTCTACGGCTCGAGCTACCTCGTGGGTCCGGACGGGAACTTCGTGGGGGACATCGCCTCGGGCACCGAGGCTGGCTGGATCCTGCGGGAGGCGGACCTGTCCAAGGTCCGCACCCAGCGCGAGACCTGGCAGTTCTACCGGGACCGGCGCCCGGACAGCTACGGCCCGATCAGCGCCCCGTGACCCGTGCCCGCGACCAGCACCCCGTGACCTGACGTCCCCCGCAGGAGCAGCCATGACCACCACCCTCATCACCGGCGGCACCGTGGTGAACGCCACCGGCCGCAGCCGCGCCGACGTGCTGATCGACGGCGAGCAGATCGCCGCGATCCTCCCGCCCGGGTCCACGATCCTGGGCCACGACCTCGCCGGCAGCGTGGACCGCGTGATCGACGCGACCGGGAAGTACGTGATCCCCGGCGGCATCGACGCCCACACCCACATGGAGATGCCGTTCGGCGGCACCTTCGCCTCCGACACCTTCGCGAGCGGCACCACGGCGGCCGCCTGGGGCGGGACCACCACGATCATCGACTTCGTGGTCCAGTACGCCGGGGAGGACCCCCTGACCCAGTTCGCCCTGTGGCAGGAGAAGGCCGCCGGGAACTGCGCGATCGACTACGGCTTCCACCAGATCCTCTCCGACGTGCAGGACTCCTCCCTCACGGCCATGGACACCCTCATCACCGAGGGCGTCACGAGCTTCAAACTCTTCCAGGCGTACAAGGGGGTGTTCCTGTCCGACGACGGGCAGATCCTCAAGGCCATGCAGCGCGCCTCGGAGAACGGCGCGATGATCATGATGCACTCCGAGAACGGCTCGGTCATCGACGTGCTGGTGCAGCAGGCCCTGGAACGCGGCGAGACCTCCCCGGTCCATCACGGCTACACCCGCCCCTGGCAGGCCGAGGCGGAGGCCACCCACCGTGCGATCATGCTCGCCAACCTCACCGGCGCGCCGCTGTACGTGGTGCACGTCTCCGCCGATCAGGCCGTCGCCCAGATCGCCCAGGCGCGTGACGCGGGGCAGAACGTGTTCGGGGAGACCTGCCCGCAGTACCTCTACCTCAACCTCGAGGACCAGCTCGCCGCCGTCAGCGAGGAGTGGGGTGACTTCGAGGGGGCGAAGTGGGTGTGTTCCACCCCGCTGCGCTCCAAGCACGAGGGACACCAGGAGTCCCTGTGGAAGTCCCTGCGCACCAACGACCTGCAGCTGGTCTCCACCGACCACTGCCCGTTCTGCATGAAGGACCAGAAGGAGATGGGCCTGGGGAGTTTCGCGAAGATCCCCAACGGCATCGGGTCCGTGGAGCACCGCGTGGACCTGCTCTACCAGGGCGTGGTCACCGGGCAGATCACCCTGGAGCGCTGGGTGGAGCTCATCAGCGTCACCCCCGCGCGGATGTTCGGCCTGTACGGCCGCAAGGGGGTGCTCGCCCCCGGGGCGGACGCCGACGTCGTGGTCTACGACCCCCACGGCCACACCTCCATCGGGGTGGGCAAGACCCACCACATGAACATGGACTACTCCGCCTGGGAGGGCTACGAGATCGACGGGCACGTGGACGTGGTCCTCTCCCGCGGCCAGGTGATCGTGGCCGGCGGCGCCTTCCACGGCCGAGTGGGGCACGGCACCTACCAGCGGCGCGAGCTGTCGCAGTACCTGATCTGAGACCACCGGCACCCCACGAGAGGAGCAGCCATGGACTTCGGCGTCGTGCTGCAGACCAACCCGCCCGCGTGGCGCACCGTCGACCTGGCGCGCCAGGCCGAGACCCACGGCTTCGAGTACGTGTGGACCTTCGACTCCCACCTGCTGTGGCAGGAGCCGTTCGTGATCTACTCCGCGATCCTGGCGGCCACCCACCGGGTCACGGTCGGGCCGATGGTCACCAACCCGGCCACTCGGGACTGGACGGTGATCGCCTCCCACTTCGCCACCCTGAACGAGATGTTCGGCAACCGCACCATCTGCGGGATCGGGCGCGGGGACTCCGCCGTGCGCACCCTGAGCGGGCGCCCCTCCAACCTCGCCACCCTGGAGGACTCCATCGCGGTCATCCGCGAGCTGGGCAACTCCCGCGGCGCCGTGCTGGCCCCCGGTACGGACGCCGAACGGCGGGTGCAGTTCCCCTGGTCGCGGGGCTCGGCGCTGGACGTCTGGGTCGCCGCGTACGGCCCCAGGGCGCTCGACCTCACCGGCCGGGTGGGGGACGGGTTCATCCTGCAGCTGGCCGACCCCGACATCGCCCGGTGGATGATCCGGGCCGTGCGGGACTCCGCCGAGGCCGCGGGACGGGACCCCGACGAGGTGGACATCTGCGTGGCGGCCCCCGCCTACGTGGGCGACGGCGCGGCGCCCGCCGAACGCGCCCACATGCGCGAGCAGTGCCGCTGGTTCGGCGGGATGGTCGGCAACCACGTGGCCGAGATCGTGCGCCGCTACGGCACCGACTCCGCCGTACCCAAGGCGCTCACGGACTACGTGCGCGACCGTGAGGGCTACGACTACAACCAGCACGGCCGCGCCGGGAACACCCACACCACCTTTGTCTCCGACGAGATCGTGGAGCGGTTCTGCCTGCTGGGCTCCCCGCACGAGCACGTGGAACGACTGCGTGAGCTCGAATCGCTGGGCACCACCCAGTTCGCCGTCTACCTCCAGCACGACAACAAGGAGGAGACGATGCGGCTGTACGGCGAGCGCGTCATCCCCGCGATGGCCCAGACCGTGACGGCGACCTCATGAGGCGAGCCCTGCGCATCAAGCCGGTCGCGGCCGTGCTGGCCGTGGTGCTGCTCGCCGCGGTGTGGGAGGCCTACAAGGCTCTCGGGCCCGAGCAGGGGTGGTCGATCGGCGAGACGCGGATCCTGCCGCGCACCACCGATGTCGCGATGCCGCACACCTGGGACATGGTCGCCCGGCTCTTCGAGCCGGTCACCGGCGGCACCGGCGCCCAGGTGCTGTGGCTGGCCGTGGGTGAGGCGATGATGCTGTCCCTGGCGATCGCGGTGGTCGGCTGGCTCATCGGAGTCGGCGTAGGGGTCGTGCTGGCGGTGGCGATGCAGCGGGTGCGGATCGTGGAGCGCGCCGTGCTGCCGCTGGTGATCCTCTCCCAGACCGTGCCGCTGATCGCCCTGGCGCCCCTGGTGCGCAGCTGGGGTTCCCAGCTGGAGTTCGGCTCCTTCGAGTGGCAGGCGTGGATGTCGGTGGCGGTGATCGCCTCCTACCTCGCCTTCTTCCCGGTGGCCGTGGGGATGCTGCGGGGCCTGAGCTCACCCGACGCGATCGGGGTGGAGCTGTTGCGCTCCTGCGGAGCGACCTGGGCGACGACGATGCTGCGGCTTCGGTCGCCGGCCAGCGTGCCGTACCTGCTCCCCGCGCTGCGCCTGGCCGCGGCCGGAGCCGTGATCGGCACGGTGGTGGCCGAGGTCGCCACCGGCCTGCCCGATGGCCTGGGCCGGATGATCGTGGAGTTCGCGGCCTTCGCCGGCAGCGACCCGGCCAAGCCGTGGGCCCCGATCTTCGGGGCCGTGCTCATGGGGCTGCTCGCTGCCGGTGCCGTGGCGCTGCTGGGCTCCGGCCTGCGCCGATTCCGCCGCGGGGAGGTGGCGGCATGACCGCGCACGCCGTGCACGCCGTGGACCTCACGCGGGTGTTCGCCTCGGCGAGCGGGACGGTGACCGCCCTGGACGGGGTCTCCCTCATCGTGGAGCCGGGGGAGTTCGTCTCCCTCATCGGTCCCTCCGGGTGCGGGAAGTCTACCCTGCTGCGCCTGATCGCGGACCTGGACCAGCCCACCTCCGGGACCCTGGAGGTGTTCGGGACGAGCGCGCGGCAGTCCAGACTGGCCCGTAGTTACGGGATCGCGTTCCAACAGGCGGGCCTGCTGCCGTGGCGGTCGGTGCGCGCCAATGTGGAACTGCCCCTCGCCGTCGCCGGGGACGGGCGCCGCACCCGGCGTGAACGCGCCGATCATCTGCTGGAGATGGTGGGCCTGGCCGACTTCGCCGAGCGCTACCCCGATGAGCTCTCCGGCGGGATGCAGCAGCGCGTGGCGATCGCCCGGTCCCTGGCCACCTCGCCCAGCCTGCTGCTCATGGACGAACCGTTCGGGGCGTTGGACGAGATGACCCGCGAGCACCTGCAGGCGCAGCTGCTGCGCATCCGGGAGGAGACCAAGGCCGCGGTCGTATTCGTCACCCACTCGGTGCCCGAGGCCGTGTTCCTCTCCGACCGCGTGGTGGTGATGTCCCCCCGCCCGGGGCGGATCCGGGAGATCATCCCGGTGGCCCTGGACCGCGGCGAGAGCGCCACCGATGCGGCCGCCGCCGACGACCTGCGCGCCCGGGAGGACTTCACCCAGGCCCTCGCCCGGGTGCGTCACAGCCTGCACGCCGGGGAGAGCGCCGGTCTCGGGGTGGACGTGCGATGAGAGGGTCTGCGATGGCGGGTCTGCGACGACGGGTTCCGCGGTGAGGGGCGTGCTGCGCCAGGCGCTGCCGCCCGTGGTCCTGCTCGCGCTGCTGATCGGCCTGTGGCAGGCGGCGGTGACCCTCGCCGAGATCCCGCCGTTCGTGCTGCCCGGGCCCAGCGCCATCGCCGCCGAGGCGGGGGAGTTCGCCGATCCGATCCTCACCGCCTCCCTGGTCACCGCCGGCAACGCCCTGGCGGGCCTGGTGATCGGGTCGCTGCTCGCGGTGCTGCTCGCGCTGCTCGCCTCCCAGCTGTGGGCCCTGGACGCGCTGGCCGATCCGGTGGTCTCGGCCCTCGCCGTCGTGCCGATCGTGGCCCTGGCCCCGGTGCTGTACTCGATGTACGGAGCGAGCTCGGAGCAGGCGCGCGTGATCGTGGCGGGTCTGGCGGCGTTCGTCCCGGTGTACGTCAACGCCCTGCGCGGGCTGCACCAGGTGCGCGCGGTGCACCGCGACCTGATGCGTGCCCTGGCCGCACCCGCGGCCACGGTGATCCGCGCCGTCACGATTCCCACCGCCCTGCCGTTCGTCTTCACCGGGCTGCGCCTCGCCTCGGCGCAGGCGGTCATCGCCGCGATCGTCGCGGAGTACTTCGGCGGCCCGCGCTCCGGCATCGGGTCGTTCATCACGACGGCGGCCGCCGGCTCCAACTACGCCCTCGCCTGGGCGTACGTGCTGGGCGGGATCGTCGTCGGCCTGCTGTTCTACACGGCCACCTACGCCCTCGAGGCGGCCGTGACCAGGCGTCGCTGATCAGCGACGCCCCGCCCGGCGGCGGAGATCTCCGCCGCCGCGATCCCTGGAGGAACCATGCGAAGGACACGATGGACCGGCGCCCTGGCCGCCGGCGCCGCAGGGGCTCTGCTGCTGGCCGCGTGCTCGGGCGGTAGCGAGGACACCGGGAGCGAGGACTCCGGATCGGAGTCCGGCGAGTCGACTGAGTCGTCAGAGGAGTCGGGGTCGCAGGACTCCGGTGAACTCACCCCCGTCTCGCTTCAGCTGCAGTGGCTCACCCAGGCGCAGTTCGCCGGGTACTTCGCGGCCCTGGACCAGGGGTACTACGAGGAGGAGGGGATCGACCTGGAGATCATCGAGTCCGGTGGTGACATCGTGCCGCAGGACGCCCTGGCCGCCGGGGAGGTCGACTTCGCGATCGCGTGGGTGCCCAAGGTGCTCGGCTCCATCGAACAGGGCGCGGGCATCACGAACATCGCGCAGATCTTCGAGCGCTCCGGCACCCTGCAGGTGGCCTTCGCCGACTCCGGCATCACCGGGGTGGAGGACCTGGAGGGGGCCAGCATCGGCTCCTGGGGATACGGGAACGAGTGGGAACTGTTCGCCGGCCTCAACCAGGCGGGCGTCGAGGACTTCGAGATGGTCACCCAGGCCTTCGACATGCTCGCCCTGCTCAACGGCGACATC
Protein-coding regions in this window:
- a CDS encoding aminotransferase class I/II-fold pyridoxal phosphate-dependent enzyme; the protein is MDLAERITDRSPRGIAAAIAALVRAGDLAPGDRLPSVRELGPALGVSPATVGSAYRTLGAVGMVRARGRAGTEVVDLAAGAAPPMPPSYRALAGGNRATWLDLARGTPDPHLLPSIARALHEVADYAAAREHPSPLVRDARATGWNYADPPLLADLERAVAPTWPYRPEALTVMDGALDAVVRLLEQSVAFGDAVALEDPGFPPFFDVVERLGALTVPLTVDRHGATPDSLGAALAAGARVVVLQPRAHNPTGVSMTATRARELASLVRRHTTEHTGSEREAAPVLRRRRVLVIEDDHTGAVASSRDVTLGVWAPGHVVRVRSYSKSHGPDLRVAVVGGPSGEIGELVSRRMLGPGWTSRMLQRTLVALLDDPDARAQVDRARLTYRRRQEALVAALAAQCLEVAAGDGLNLWLPVTHEKDALDRLAAVGIRAVGGSAFHRAPRRSDHVRLTIAGIAEDPDEVAALARALAVAAG
- a CDS encoding nitrilase-related carbon-nitrogen hydrolase, encoding MTTVQVALTQTPWTGDQASMLDLHETYAREAAAAGADIVGFQELFTGPYFGITQDPHYYSYVETIPGPTVNRFADLAKELGVVMVLPVYEEEHAGIYYNTSVLVDSDGTLLGKYRKHHIPHVEKFWEKFYFRPGNLGYPVFETAVGRIGMYICYDRHFPEGWRALGLAGADIVFNPNATKPGLSNRLWEIEQPSAAAANGYFVAAANRVGSEANEYGEEAVSFYGSSYLVGPDGNFVGDIASGTEAGWILREADLSKVRTQRETWQFYRDRRPDSYGPISAP
- the hydA gene encoding dihydropyrimidinase, which gives rise to MTTTLITGGTVVNATGRSRADVLIDGEQIAAILPPGSTILGHDLAGSVDRVIDATGKYVIPGGIDAHTHMEMPFGGTFASDTFASGTTAAAWGGTTTIIDFVVQYAGEDPLTQFALWQEKAAGNCAIDYGFHQILSDVQDSSLTAMDTLITEGVTSFKLFQAYKGVFLSDDGQILKAMQRASENGAMIMMHSENGSVIDVLVQQALERGETSPVHHGYTRPWQAEAEATHRAIMLANLTGAPLYVVHVSADQAVAQIAQARDAGQNVFGETCPQYLYLNLEDQLAAVSEEWGDFEGAKWVCSTPLRSKHEGHQESLWKSLRTNDLQLVSTDHCPFCMKDQKEMGLGSFAKIPNGIGSVEHRVDLLYQGVVTGQITLERWVELISVTPARMFGLYGRKGVLAPGADADVVVYDPHGHTSIGVGKTHHMNMDYSAWEGYEIDGHVDVVLSRGQVIVAGGAFHGRVGHGTYQRRELSQYLI
- a CDS encoding TIGR03842 family LLM class F420-dependent oxidoreductase gives rise to the protein MDFGVVLQTNPPAWRTVDLARQAETHGFEYVWTFDSHLLWQEPFVIYSAILAATHRVTVGPMVTNPATRDWTVIASHFATLNEMFGNRTICGIGRGDSAVRTLSGRPSNLATLEDSIAVIRELGNSRGAVLAPGTDAERRVQFPWSRGSALDVWVAAYGPRALDLTGRVGDGFILQLADPDIARWMIRAVRDSAEAAGRDPDEVDICVAAPAYVGDGAAPAERAHMREQCRWFGGMVGNHVAEIVRRYGTDSAVPKALTDYVRDREGYDYNQHGRAGNTHTTFVSDEIVERFCLLGSPHEHVERLRELESLGTTQFAVYLQHDNKEETMRLYGERVIPAMAQTVTATS
- a CDS encoding ABC transporter permease → MRRALRIKPVAAVLAVVLLAAVWEAYKALGPEQGWSIGETRILPRTTDVAMPHTWDMVARLFEPVTGGTGAQVLWLAVGEAMMLSLAIAVVGWLIGVGVGVVLAVAMQRVRIVERAVLPLVILSQTVPLIALAPLVRSWGSQLEFGSFEWQAWMSVAVIASYLAFFPVAVGMLRGLSSPDAIGVELLRSCGATWATTMLRLRSPASVPYLLPALRLAAAGAVIGTVVAEVATGLPDGLGRMIVEFAAFAGSDPAKPWAPIFGAVLMGLLAAGAVALLGSGLRRFRRGEVAA
- a CDS encoding ABC transporter ATP-binding protein; the protein is MTAHAVHAVDLTRVFASASGTVTALDGVSLIVEPGEFVSLIGPSGCGKSTLLRLIADLDQPTSGTLEVFGTSARQSRLARSYGIAFQQAGLLPWRSVRANVELPLAVAGDGRRTRRERADHLLEMVGLADFAERYPDELSGGMQQRVAIARSLATSPSLLLMDEPFGALDEMTREHLQAQLLRIREETKAAVVFVTHSVPEAVFLSDRVVVMSPRPGRIREIIPVALDRGESATDAAAADDLRAREDFTQALARVRHSLHAGESAGLGVDVR
- a CDS encoding ABC transporter permease encodes the protein MRGVLRQALPPVVLLALLIGLWQAAVTLAEIPPFVLPGPSAIAAEAGEFADPILTASLVTAGNALAGLVIGSLLAVLLALLASQLWALDALADPVVSALAVVPIVALAPVLYSMYGASSEQARVIVAGLAAFVPVYVNALRGLHQVRAVHRDLMRALAAPAATVIRAVTIPTALPFVFTGLRLASAQAVIAAIVAEYFGGPRSGIGSFITTAAAGSNYALAWAYVLGGIVVGLLFYTATYALEAAVTRRR
- a CDS encoding ABC transporter substrate-binding protein, yielding MRRTRWTGALAAGAAGALLLAACSGGSEDTGSEDSGSESGESTESSEESGSQDSGELTPVSLQLQWLTQAQFAGYFAALDQGYYEEEGIDLEIIESGGDIVPQDALAAGEVDFAIAWVPKVLGSIEQGAGITNIAQIFERSGTLQVAFADSGITGVEDLEGASIGSWGYGNEWELFAGLNQAGVEDFEMVTQAFDMLALLNGDIDAAQAMTYNEYAQLLETVNPDTGELYTAEDFVVIDWNEEGVAMLQDAVWADTERLETDEAYADLAVRFLKATVKGWIYARDNPEETATIVTEAGSTLGESHQLWMTNETNKLVWPSTTGGIGLVDQEVWDRTVDLALGTSNETGATIISTEPPESALSTTYIEQALAELEAEGYDVVGESFAPIEVTLNEGGA